Below is a genomic region from Triticum dicoccoides isolate Atlit2015 ecotype Zavitan chromosome 5A, WEW_v2.0, whole genome shotgun sequence.
ATAATGCCACCTACATTATTTTAATTGAAAGAAACATTTTTTGAACATAGTACAGATGCAGATGCTCATACACTCACTACTATGAACGCACGCACACATATCCTACCCTTATGAGCAACTCAAAGAGACTGAGCCGGCGTATCatattgagattgacgaagtctgtACAGATGACTTTGTggtcgatgggaacgtctcctcccaccgaACGCATATCGCCGGAAGGCCTGTAATAAATCCAGCAAACTGCGAGCACTAATGTCAACTCTAGGACTTGAACCATCGTGAGCTGGGATACCACCGTCCTCCTAACAATTCAACCATAAATTTGTTTGCATTGAACTTACAaaaacgtttatttttacattcaaCATTGGTGGGCTGGGGATAACATTTTTTTTTGAACCTACGATAAGTTTTTTTACATCGTATAAACATATTTtaagacattatgaacattttttgaatcattGGAATTTTTATTTAAATACTCATAAATATTTTAAtggtacaatttttttaaaaaaatatgcattttttacatcatatacaccatTTTCTAGAAATGCCACAAACACATTTTTGAAACTTGTCAACGTTTCATGAAATGTAACGTACATCCTTTTGAATGTACAAAACTTTTTTTTTCAATTACGTGATCAATTTTAGAAAAATTTATAAATATTGTTAATATACCTGATTTTTAAATGTCACAAAAAAATTATATGTCATGTACATTTTTTACACATGTGACATTTTCTAAATGTCATAAACATTTTTCTATACAGATCTTAACATTTTTTAATTGCATGATTATTTTCTAAAATTTATGCAAAGTAATTTATTGTAATATATATATTTAGAAAATATAAATACAATTTATAAAagaattttttttaataaaaaatgaAAGCAGAAACAAAAACGAACGTGACATTAAATTGCGCACGGTTACTGGGCCGGCCCTATAAGGGCTCACTGCAGGTGAGCCCTGGTAGGACTCGCAGCGGACGGCACATAGCTGCATCCTCTCCAGATGGCTGATTAGTTCGAAATGACTATTTAAGTTGTACCCCTTGCAAAGGTTACTCCACCTTCTCATGTGCTGACAATTGGTGCACTGTGCCACTTGTTACAACTTGAATTTTTTTTTTATGGATTCATTTGTTCAAAATGTTTTATATCTTGAGTTgtgcatccaaatctcgaaccaTTTTTACTGTTGGATTTCTCATGTCGAGATTTCGAAACTAGATGTTGTGttaataggttttgacgaacttgttTTCACAAAAATTGAAAACTGAAAGAAAAAGAACCGGAGCTAGAAACACGTTTTTATCtttcccctttttccctttccgagaagcACATTGTACTTCTCGcgaaagcaaatccgtgcctctgtGCTTCTCTTGGAATACAAAAAATCACATTTTTTTTCTTTCCGAGAAGCACAGTTGTGTTTTTCATGAAAGCAAATATATGCCTCAACGAGAAGCAAATCTATGGTTTTGAtggaagcaaaaaaaaaaaaatcacgTTTTTCCCTTTTCGAGAAGCACAACCTCCACGAAAAGTAAATatgtgcttctcgtggaagcaaaaaaatgtgttcttttctgtgcctcCATGGAAGTAATCTATGTTTCTCATGAAAGCATTAAATAATATTATTTTCTAATTTTATTTCTCCGAAACCTAGGAAAACCTGGGAAAACTAAACCCCGCAAAAAGGGGGAAAACCAATCTAAAACCCAAAACCAcgtacagaaaaataaaaaataaaatcctaAGGGAACACCTATCACTTGACACTTGGTGGAGGCTTGATGCACCACTTGACACACTCTCGGCCTAAAAATGACGCTTGCTGGGCTCTGAAGGGGTATCCCTTGACTAGTTGCTCTCTGATTAACTAgagatgataccccgcacgttgcAGCGGAAATTGGATGTAGTTATTTCTATGCGATTTGGTTGTTTGAAACTTTATTATTTGGATTAGTAATATAAAAATTAAAACAAAATACATATAATTGTAAAACGTATTATTTTATTTATTAAAAGTAACATACCTGGTGCAAGTTATGGTGGGCCTTTTCTATGCATGATGGTATGGTAGTTGGCATAGTTGCATGTTGTAAGAATTAATTTAGTGGGACATGCACGATGACATAAATGATTTGTCATAGTCACATGTCAAAATAATTGACTTACCGCTGATCAACTATATTTAGTTTTTTTCGAGCAAAAATGCTAGGTTTTATTGATCAACCCTAATGTTTACAGGTACAACAATAGGATCATGAGGAAATCCTAGCCAAATATGTCTCCCTTGTGGAAGAGAGACACCAAACCTAGCAAGTCTATGAGCTTCCACATTGGAAATTCTAGATTCAAAATAGAAATTACATGCTCAAAAAATCTAAAGCTTTCTACAACCTCTTTGATGATTCCTCCATCCTCTCCTCCGACTCCTTGATGGATATGGTTGACAACTTGCTGACAATATGAAGCTATTTGAATATTCTACACTCCCAAATCTTGAGCAAGAGCCAGCGCCTCCCTACATGCAAGAGCTTCTAACACTGCCGGATTGAGAAGACCTTGTACTGCCAACAAAGATGATACAAGATATGCTCCTTCCTGACTCCGGCAGACTGCAGCCGCTGCCCTCGTATTGTGATGGACTGACATCCCAACATTTACATTAATCTTGACGTGACCATCCTTTAGCGCAATCCATTTTCCCCTTGGCTAGCCTGACAGACTCGTTCTTACTTGTGGTACCGAAGAATGGCTTGGTCTGATCGAGCTCGGAGATAAATCTCTTGACAAACGAATATGTTTCATATGGGCTCTGGCTAATGGACTCATGAATCAACTATATTTAGTACTCCCTCAGTCCGGAAATACTTAGGCcttctttggtttagaggaatcttgtaggaatttcataggatatgatttctataggaaaaattcctttagAGCCTTTTGGATCCTATTCCTATGGAGggattcttcctatcctccacaattcataggaaaataaacattagcctagactcaatggaaaaaaatcctatgatgtgaatcaaagggcatctcctttcctattcctactcataggatgtgagatacatgtcatctcattttctatgactttcctattcctacgattttcctaccgtatgaaccaaaggaggccttatcgGAGTTATAGGATTCCTAATATTTTTTTAGGGCTTATAGGATTCCTAATAGAAAAGACCCATTCTGTCCATCTACAGTGGGCCATTCCAACTTCGAAAGCCCAAATCAACAAACCAACACAGCCGCAACCTGATCGCGTTATCCATCCCGCGGCACTGACATTCCTCGCCCCGAGCGACAGGAATGGCCGGCGCAACCATGGCCACCGCCACCGTCACGGCCGCGTCGCCGCTCCGCGGCAGGGTCACCGGGCGCCCACGCCGCGTCCGCACGCGTTGCGCGGCCGCGAGCGGCGCGACCGAGACTCCGGCGGCGCCCGGCGTGCGGCTGTCCGCGGAATGCGTCATCGtgggcgccggcatcagcggcctcTGCACCGCGCAGGCGCTGGCCACCCGATACGGCGTCAGCGACCTGCTCGTCACAGAGGCCCGCGACCGCCCGGGCGGCAACATCACCACCGTCGAGCGCCCCGACGAGGGGTACCTGTGGGAGGAGGGGCCCAACAGCTTCCAGCCCTCCGACCCGGTCCTCACCATGGCCGTACGCTTCTTGCTCGCTTCTCCGACTGTGATTGTTCGAGACATTCGCGTACAGAATGATGTAAGCGCTGGATTGGTTATCGCGCAGGTGGACAGCGGGCTCAAGGATGACTTGGTGTTCGGGGACCCCAACGCGCCCCGGTTCGTGCTGTGGGAGGGGAAGCTGAGGCCGGTGCCGTCCAAGCCAGGCGACCTTCCGTTCTTCAGCCTCATGAGCATCCCCGGGAAGCTCAGGGCCGGCCTTGGCGCCCTCGGCATTCGCCCACCTCCTCCAGTGTGTGCTGCATTCTTGATTCTTTTCTGAATTTGTTGCTTTGCCGTCAGCATTGATGGGCCTGAGCGTCTCCGGCGAAGGTTTCAGGGGCGCGAGGAGTCGGTGGAGGAGTTTGTGCGCCGCAACCTCGGCGCCGAGGTCTTTGAGCGCCTCATTGAACCTTTCTGCTCAGGTCTTCCCTTATTACAATGCGCAATGCCTGTTTGTTACATATAGTCTTCTTGTTGCGTGCAACGACTGTGATAGCTAGGAATGTAACATTTCGATATTAACATTAAGGTGTATATGCTGGTGATCCTTCGAAGCTCAGTATGAAGGCTGCATTTGGGAAGGTCTGGAGGTTGGAGGAGATTGGAGGTAGTATTATTGGTGGAACCATCAAGGCAATTCAGGATAAAGGGAAGAACCCCAAACCGCCAAGGGATCCGTAAGTGAAGACCAAACTTTTTTTTATTTGGTCAGTTAACTGTTCCGTTGTACTAACCTGTTTTCACCACTTTTAGCCGGCTTCCGGCACCAAAGGGACAGACGGTGGCATCTTTCAGGAAGGGTCTAGCCATGCTCCCGAATGCTATCGCATCTAGGTTTGTTATCGTTACTTTGTGCAATTATGAATTTCTGTCATTATCAATACAAGTTGTTTGGTGTTTCGGTGTGGGCCTTGTGCCGTTGTACGTAGACATGATCATGAACCAGCAATGATGTAATCCTAGGTGTCACTTAACCATGTTCTGTTCTGTATTTCCTTCTTTTCCAGGTTGG
It encodes:
- the LOC119299030 gene encoding protoporphyrinogen oxidase, chloroplastic → MAGATMATATVTAASPLRGRVTGRPRRVRTRCAAASGATETPAAPGVRLSAECVIVGAGISGLCTAQALATRYGVSDLLVTEARDRPGGNITTVERPDEGYLWEEGPNSFQPSDPVLTMAVDSGLKDDLVFGDPNAPRFVLWEGKLRPVPSKPGDLPFFSLMSIPGKLRAGLGALGIRPPPPGREESVEEFVRRNLGAEVFERLIEPFCSGVYAGDPSKLSMKAAFGKVWRLEEIGGSIIGGTIKAIQDKGKNPKPPRDPRLPAPKGQTVASFRKGLAMLPNAIASRLGSKVKLSWKLTSITKADNQGYVLGYETPEGLVSVQAKSVIMTIPSYVASDILRPLSIDAADALSKFYYPPVAAVTVSYPKEAIRKECLIDGELQGFGQLHPRSQGVETLGTIYSSSLFPNRAPAGRVLLLNYIGGSTNTGIVSKTESDLVEAVDRDLRKMLINPRAADPLALGVRVWPQAIPQFLIGHLDRLAAAKSALGRGGYDGLFLGGNYVAGVALGRCIEGAYESASQVSDFLTKYAYK